The bacterium genome contains the following window.
ACTTGTCTCGCTTGGAGTCTGCGGCGTGGGAGCCAAAGCAAGAATGGTTTGAACTTGCAGATGTGCTGTGGGCCGTCGTGTCCAAAGTGCCCCAAAAGCAGAAGTCCAGAGTCGAGGTCTTGCTGCCGGACTCTTTGCCTATGGTCCTCGTGGATTTCACGCAGATGGCAAGAGCCGTGGAGAACCTGCTCGCAAATGCGCTAACATACTCCCCATCGGACAGTCCTGTTCGGATGGGTGCATCAGTCGATGACAGTGTGATCAGAATGTGGGTCGAGGATCAGGGACCCGGTATCCGACCTGACGAACGCGAGAAGATATTCGAGAAATTCTATAGAGGCGAGTCCTCATCCCGCTCCGCCTCCGGCACGGGTCTGGGGCTTGCAGTTACCAGAGAGATTGTGCGATTCCATGGCGGCAAGATATGGGTTGAGGATGTCATACCACACGGAGCGCGATTTGTGATCTCGCTTCCACTTGAGGAGGTTCCAGAGTTGCAATGAGCGCACCTGAGAAAAACCCAAGAATTCTGGTAGTGGACGACGAGGAACAAATCCGCAGAGCACTCAAGTCGATACTTACTGCACGCAAGTATGATGTTGTTCTGGCAACAAACGGTGACGAGGCCATTGACCTTTCAATTGACAACCCACCTGATCTTGTTATCCTCGATATGGCTATGCCGGGTCTGCGGGGAACTGAAGTATGCAGGGAACTCCGCAGCTGGTACGAGGGCCCAATTCTGATGCTGTCGGTCATCGGCGGCGATACCGAAAAGGCTACCGCTCTCGACATCGGAGCAGATGATTACCTTACCAAGCCGTTTTCCACTACAGAACTGCTTGCGAGAATTCGTGCTCTGCTCAGAAGGTCTGCATCCCGCGTTACTTCTCCGCCCGTCATTCAGACCGGCGATTTGGAGATAGATATAGCCAAACGCACGCTGAAGCGTTTGGGCGAAGAAATAGAACTCACTCGAATGGAGTTCGATATCCTTGCGTACCTTGCACAGAACTCCGACCGCGTTGTCACCTCGAAAATGCTGCTGGAGAAAGTCTGGGGGCCGGAGTACGCCGAGGACGCCCAGACACTTCGAGTCCACATAAGCCATCTTCGCAAGAAAATAGAGCTGAAACCATCCTCGCCTCGCTACATCCTCACTGAGACCGGCGTCGGTTTTCGTTTCACCACTGGGTAGAAACTCCAGCTATACAAAATCTTAACATCAGTGCGTTGCTCATTTACTAACTCTTAATAGCCAATGTCCTACACTGTTTGTGTAATGCTATTGGGAGGTTTCGAAGTGTTTACGAAATTGAGGCAGTTGCTGCTGGGCAAGCCATTGCCGACAGCCCGGCAGATACACGAACGGCTGCCTAAGTTTCTTGCCCTGCCCGTATTTGCTTCGGACGCTTTGTCGTCGGTAGCATATGCAACTGAGGAAATACTACTCGCGCTGGTCGTTATCGGCACGGGAGCATGGCATGTGTCTCAGTGGATAGCAGTGGCAATTGCAATTCTTCTTGGGATTGTTGCTCTTTCATATCGACAGACGATATTCGCCTACCCTCACGGCGGAGGCAGTTACACAGTAACAAAGGAGAATCTGGGGGTTCTTCTCGGTCTTATCGCCGCAGCGTCTCTCTTGACAGATTATGTACTAACGGTTTCGGTTAGTATAGCTGCTGGAGTAGCTGCCATTGTCTCGGCTTATCCAGACCTTGCCCCTTATAAAGTCCTGCTCGGAGTTGTGTTTGTAGCAATCGTAGCGTTTGCCAATCTGCGCGGCCTCCGAGAGTCCGGCTGGCTGTTTGCTCCTCCTACTTATATCTTCTTGTTTAGCCTTTTTGCCATGACGGCTGTGGGTTTGTTCAAAGCAATCACGCACGCACCGATCCATCACATAATTCCACCGACGGAATCGGTCCCCATAACAGGCACACTTTCACTATGGCTTGTTCTGAGAGCCTTTTCGGGGGGATGTGTGGCAATTACCGGAACTGAGGCGGTCGCCAACGGCATACCTGCATTCAGACCGCCCGAGTCGAAAAATGCTGCGACAACAGTGGCAATAATGGCCTGCATTCTGGGTGCGCTTTTTATGAGCAGCACCTATCTTGCGCACTTATATAGAGTTCTCCCATCAGAGCATGAGACCGTTATATCTCAGATAGCAAGAGGCACGTTCGGCAAAGGATGGTTCTATTATCTCATCCAATATGCAACAGCCGCAATCCTGATTCTGGCCGCCAACACGGCATTCCAGGATTTTCCCAGGCTCAGTTCGATTCTGGCGCGAGATAGATTTGCGCCCAGACAACTCACGAACCTGGGCGATAAACTCGTCTTTTCAAACGGAATCACTGCTCTTGCAACGATAGCCGCACTATTGATTGTGATATTTCACGGTGAGACTCACGCTCTGATCCCGCTGTATGCAGTAGGTGTATTTGTGACATTCACGCTGTCCCAGACAGGTATGGTAATCAGGCACCGTCGCCTCAAGTTGAATAGATGGCGCACACACGCAATAATTAACAGCATTGGGGCTTTTGCAACAGGCGTAGTAGCCATTGTAATAGCGTCGGTAAAGTTTATGCACGGCGCATATATCGTTATTTTTCTAATTCCGGCGCTCGTACTCGTCTTCTACAAAATTCACCAGCACTACATCAAGCTAGGCAATCAACTCAGGCTTTCCGAAGATCACTATAAAGAGCCAGAGCCGATAAAGTCCACATCCATCGTTCTGGTTTCCAGCATTCATAAGGGAGTGATGCCTGCTTTGAAATACGCCCGCAGCCTCTCTCACGATTGTAGAGCGTTATATATCGAGGTGGACGGCGTGGAGACCGCTTTGTTGAGAGACCGATGGGAAATATTCGGGATGGATATACCTCTGGTCATTCTTGAGTCACCATATCGGACGATCATTAGTCCACTTTTTCGATATCTTGATGAGGCAAAGAAGGAAAGGCCGGGTTATGTTATCACAGTGGTTTTGCCCGAATTCGTGGTGCGGAAGTGGTGGCATCGGATTCTCCACAACCAGTCATCTCTGCTCATTAAGTTTGCTCTTATGACTCGCCGCGATATAGTAATCACGAACGTTCGCTACTTTGTGGAGGAGTAGCGCACATTCACAATTCCTAGACCGCTCTGTAGGACTATCCTCACTGAGATTGTCGAGATAGGTAAGCAGCTTCTCATGACTCGCGGTGCGCTTACCACTTTCAGCATTGCAAATGACGTCGCCAAGTACTTTGGCATCATCCCGGCCATTTTTGCTTCGACTTACCCGGTACTCAACAAGCTCAATATCATGCATTTACACTCGCCGCATAGCGCAATCCTGTCGGCGATCATCTTCAACGCGCTGATAATAGTTGCGCTAATTCCCCTCGCTTTGTATGGAGTTAAATATCGTCCACTTGGTGCGGCGTCGCTTTTGCAACGCAACTTATTGATATATGTACTTGGGGGAATCATCGTTCCGTTTATGGGACTTAAGGTGATCGATATGGTTTTGGTCGCATTTGGTCTGGCTGGAGGTGAATGATGGGAAGACACACATCTATCGCGATTCGTGTGGCATTTGTTACAATACTGATGTTCGGAGTGCTCTATCCTCTGGCAATGACCGGTATAGCACAGTTACTTTTTCCAAGTCAGGCAAGGGGCAGTTTGATAAGAGAGCACGGAAAGATAATAGGCTCGAATTTGATTGGGCAGCAGTTCACTCAGCTAGGCTATTTCCATCCCAGGCCATCCGCAGCAGGCAAAGGTTATGACGCGACAGCATCCGGCGGATCGAACCTTGGACCCACCAGTCGAGTGCTCGTCGATTCGGTAAATGAGCGGATAAGAGACACGGCACGACGGAATCCAAGTCTTACCAAGAACTAGATACCTGCGGACATGGTCACGGCTTCGGGTAGTGGGCTGGACCCCGACATAAGCGTAGCCAATGCATACGCTCAATTGCCGAGGGTAAATGTGCTCGAAATCAACAAAGCGCTGGATACAGCGAGCGGAAGTGCAAGATGACCGATCAGCGAGGTAGACAAAGATATTTCTTTGATCGGTTTCCGGGGTTGGAAAGACATATAAGATGCTTTCCGAAGCCCGGCGTCGCCTCAGTAGGGGCGAAGATATCGTTATCGGCCTGATCGAGACCCACGGACGCCCTGCAATTGCCGAGCTTATGGAAGGCTTCGCGCAGATACCTTTAAAGAAGCTCGAATATCGCGGCGCTGAGTTTTATGAAGTCGATACTGCAGCCGTGATAGCCCGCAACCCGGAATGGGTCATGATAGACGAACTGGCTCACACGAATGTCCCAGGCACAGTGCATGCTAAACGCTGGCAGAGTGTAGAAGAGATAAGAGATGCTGGAATCAATGTCATAACAACCCTCAATATTCAACACGTTGAAAGTCTGAATGATGTAGTCTACGAGATTACCGGCGTGCGAGTCCGCGAAACCGTCCCGGACTGGGTGCTCGACACCGCAGACGAGATTGAGCTTGTGGACCATACCCCTGATGCCCTCATTAATCGCCTGAGGCGCTGCGATATCTACCACGAGGAAAAGATTCCCCAGGCGCTTGCCAATTTCTTTCGCAAGGGCAACATAGTCGCGCTGCGTGAACTCGCTCTGCAGAGAACATCTGAAGAAGTAGACGAGCAACTCCACGAATACATGCAGGCGCACGACATGTCCCAGGGCAAACTTGCTCGTGAGCATGTGCTTGTATGTGTCGGTCCTCGTCCGATGGCACAAAGGCTCGTTCGTCGAGGTTACCGAATAGCAAAACGCATGCAGGGCACTTTTGATGTCATGTTCGTGCGGACACCGGGAGCAAACCTGACCAAACGAGAACAGGAGCAGCTTCAGGGCGTTTATGAACTCACCAGAAATTTTGGGGGTAAAGCAGTAGAATTAGAGGGAGACTCGGTTGCTAATGAGATAATCCGCTATGCTGACCAGTCTGGAGCAACTGTCATCGTAATGGGTCAATCCGCTCGCAGTCGGGTTCAAGAAATCATGAAGGGATCGATCATCAACCGCATAATGAGAAAAACCAAGGATATTGACATTATCGTGGTTGCAGATTCTGATGATGTTAGCTAATATTGCAGACCTGGAGAAACTACTCACAATGCAGGTCCTGCAATCTTTGTGTTGCTTACTGCACTGCCAGTTCACAGTTGTTGTTTCGCCTTAGCATTCTCTCCGTCAAGGGAGAGGAAACTTGCTATAAACATCGTGTGTACCCGGCATTGGTCCAAGCTGTTGACGAAACGCAGTACATCGCATATTGGCAATCATGCATTGGTATTGCATAATAGCCGATAATGGGCAACAGTCGCGGCCATCCTGTATCAGGTTGATTTCACTTCAGAGAAGATGTAGCCAATCGCTCTGTATCCTTTGAGCCGCTTATCATGCATTCTGGCGAGCATTGGCACATTTAAGTCGGCATAGTCGTATATGCGGACCTCGTTCTTGGCAGCGTGAAGCCTGTGCAGTCGTCCTGCGTATTGAGCGAGGGTGCCTTTCCAGGAGATCGGCATTGTGAGGAAGAGAGTGTCGAGTCGGGCGTCGTCGAATCCTTCGCCGAGATATCGACCTGTCGCGACTATCACCAGTTCTTCTGCATCTGGTATCTCAGCCAGTTCCTCAGCTACCGCTTTTCTCTGACGCGTACCCATACCACCTTTGAGCACGATTACATTCTTAACGGCTTTGCTAAGTTCAGCGGCAATGAATTCCAGATGTTCCTTGCGCTCGGTGATAACGACCGGCGAACGCCCCTGTTCGACGGCTGTGATGACATCATCAATGATCATGTTATTGCGGTGTGTGTCTGCAATGATGGCGGAGTAGGTGTCCTGGATTGGCGGCTTCTCCTGAACAGACAGCTCCAGCGGCAATCTGAAATTGGTTCTACGAACGATCAGCTTGTGTTCGAATGGGCGCAATGCCGCTTGATCCCTGGCGTTGTCTCTGTAGCGAATCGGGCCACACTGCATAAAGATGATAGGATGATGCCCGTCTTTTCGAGCAGGTGTCGCCGACAGCCCAAGCACATACTTCGCCTTGCATGCGCGCGTTACTTGCTCGAAACTGCTCGCGGATATATGATGGCATTCATCGACAACCAAATGCCCATAGTTGGCGACGATATCGTCTACAACACCTTTTCTGCACAGGCTCTGGAGAAGCGCAACATCTATGATGCCAGTAGGCCGGTGCTTACTGCCGCTAATTCTGCCGATCTGCTTGTGATCGATATCAAGGAATGTCGAGAGACGTACCACCCACTGGTCCAGCATTTGTTGCCGATGGAGCAAGATGAGCGTGTTCACCGCGACGAGTAATCAACCCAACTGTCCGAGATAGAGTCGCGTAATATAGTGAAACTCGACCATGCCATCATATTGATGGCGGGTAAACAGATTGGTCATCAAGCTGGTGAATTCAGCATAATGAGAGGCACCAGTTTGCGGTATGAATCCGGAAGAGCGTGCACGCCCGAGAAGACCTTCGAGATCGAAGCTTTGGGTGTGCTGAAAGCTGCCAGAATGCGGAGTGACAGCCCCAAATAGATGGTCGAGTCCAGTCTGGAAGGGAGCAGCCGCATGCGGTAACGGTGGCTGCACGTCTGCCCAGGATTGTGTGAGAGTTTCATACTCTCTCGTGAATGCAGTTGCGTCACACAGACGGTCGTTCCATGTCACGATTACCCAACCACCTGGATGGAGGATACGAAGGAATTCGTTTCGCGCTTCTACGGTGTCAAACCAATGAAGTGCTTGGCCTACAGCAATCAGATCAATGCTGCATGCGTCGAGCGGGATGTGCTCCGCTACACCCTCCAAGCTGTGGAATGTCGAGTACCCCGCCAGCAACCGCTCAGCAGCTTCGCGCATTTCACGATTCGGCTCCACCCCGACCACTTGATATCCGGCATCGAGAAACAACCGTGCCAGATTACCTGTACCAGAGCCGATGTCAGCCACGATCCAGGCGCGCCTGAGTCCACACACGCGAATCAGCTCATCAAGCACTTCTGCCGGATAACCAGGCCGATATCGCGCATAGTCGTCAGCTAATGGCCCAAATATCTCAGTTCTTTTCGACATAACTAGTGCTCCTGCATTTGGTATTATATCGTTTCCGTAAACGCCGCCGAATCTCTCTTGCCAGGTTGCCTTATCAAAATCAGCCGCAAGGGACCAGCAGGTTTCGTCACTGAGCATTGGATCGATGCCGATGACGAAACTGTGTGAGCTGTCAGAGCTGTTCCGCTCATGACCTGCAACGTGATTGCGAACAACTGCTTTAGTGAGAGGAAGAAACTCACGATTTGGACAGTCTGCACATTTCACGCGGCGCTTATCGCACAGTCTATTTACCCACTCGTTGCGGCAGGCTG
Protein-coding sequences here:
- a CDS encoding response regulator transcription factor translates to MSAPEKNPRILVVDDEEQIRRALKSILTARKYDVVLATNGDEAIDLSIDNPPDLVILDMAMPGLRGTEVCRELRSWYEGPILMLSVIGGDTEKATALDIGADDYLTKPFSTTELLARIRALLRRSASRVTSPPVIQTGDLEIDIAKRTLKRLGEEIELTRMEFDILAYLAQNSDRVVTSKMLLEKVWGPEYAEDAQTLRVHISHLRKKIELKPSSPRYILTETGVGFRFTTG
- a CDS encoding universal stress protein — its product is MLSEARRRLSRGEDIVIGLIETHGRPAIAELMEGFAQIPLKKLEYRGAEFYEVDTAAVIARNPEWVMIDELAHTNVPGTVHAKRWQSVEEIRDAGINVITTLNIQHVESLNDVVYEITGVRVRETVPDWVLDTADEIELVDHTPDALINRLRRCDIYHEEKIPQALANFFRKGNIVALRELALQRTSEEVDEQLHEYMQAHDMSQGKLAREHVLVCVGPRPMAQRLVRRGYRIAKRMQGTFDVMFVRTPGANLTKREQEQLQGVYELTRNFGGKAVELEGDSVANEIIRYADQSGATVIVMGQSARSRVQEIMKGSIINRIMRKTKDIDIIVVADSDDVS
- a CDS encoding APC family permease; amino-acid sequence: MFTKLRQLLLGKPLPTARQIHERLPKFLALPVFASDALSSVAYATEEILLALVVIGTGAWHVSQWIAVAIAILLGIVALSYRQTIFAYPHGGGSYTVTKENLGVLLGLIAAASLLTDYVLTVSVSIAAGVAAIVSAYPDLAPYKVLLGVVFVAIVAFANLRGLRESGWLFAPPTYIFLFSLFAMTAVGLFKAITHAPIHHIIPPTESVPITGTLSLWLVLRAFSGGCVAITGTEAVANGIPAFRPPESKNAATTVAIMACILGALFMSSTYLAHLYRVLPSEHETVISQIARGTFGKGWFYYLIQYATAAILILAANTAFQDFPRLSSILARDRFAPRQLTNLGDKLVFSNGITALATIAALLIVIFHGETHALIPLYAVGVFVTFTLSQTGMVIRHRRLKLNRWRTHAIINSIGAFATGVVAIVIASVKFMHGAYIVIFLIPALVLVFYKIHQHYIKLGNQLRLSEDHYKEPEPIKSTSIVLVSSIHKGVMPALKYARSLSHDCRALYIEVDGVETALLRDRWEIFGMDIPLVILESPYRTIISPLFRYLDEAKKERPGYVITVVLPEFVVRKWWHRILHNQSSLLIKFALMTRRDIVITNVRYFVEE
- a CDS encoding DEAD/DEAH box helicase family protein; its protein translation is MNTLILLHRQQMLDQWVVRLSTFLDIDHKQIGRISGSKHRPTGIIDVALLQSLCRKGVVDDIVANYGHLVVDECHHISASSFEQVTRACKAKYVLGLSATPARKDGHHPIIFMQCGPIRYRDNARDQAALRPFEHKLIVRRTNFRLPLELSVQEKPPIQDTYSAIIADTHRNNMIIDDVITAVEQGRSPVVITERKEHLEFIAAELSKAVKNVIVLKGGMGTRQRKAVAEELAEIPDAEELVIVATGRYLGEGFDDARLDTLFLTMPISWKGTLAQYAGRLHRLHAAKNEVRIYDYADLNVPMLARMHDKRLKGYRAIGYIFSEVKST
- a CDS encoding methyltransferase domain-containing protein is translated as MSKRTEIFGPLADDYARYRPGYPAEVLDELIRVCGLRRAWIVADIGSGTGNLARLFLDAGYQVVGVEPNREMREAAERLLAGYSTFHSLEGVAEHIPLDACSIDLIAVGQALHWFDTVEARNEFLRILHPGGWVIVTWNDRLCDATAFTREYETLTQSWADVQPPLPHAAAPFQTGLDHLFGAVTPHSGSFQHTQSFDLEGLLGRARSSGFIPQTGASHYAEFTSLMTNLFTRHQYDGMVEFHYITRLYLGQLG